The segment CGACCAGGGACGGATACGCGTCCAACAGGTCGGGCTGCGCACCGTGCTCGACGGCCGCCAACGCGGCCAGTCCACCGGCAGGGCCGCCGAGGGGCCCGGAGACCGCGAGGACGTCGCCCGCTCGCGCGCCGGACAGAGCGACCGCGTCGGTCCCGTCGAGCACCCCGAGCGAGGTCACCGTCAGCACCACCTCGGCCGACGACACCAGATCGCCGCCGAGGACCCGGGCGCGGTAGGCGTGCGACTGCGCGACGATGCCCGCGTTCACCTCCAGGACGCGGTCGACGGGGGTGGTCGGCGGACATCCGATGGAGACGACCACACCGGTCGGAACGCCGCCCATCGCGGCGATGTCGGCGGCGCTCTGCACCACGGCGCGCGCACCGATCTGGCGGGGGCTGGACCAGTCGAATCGAAAGTGCCGTCCGGCGACGGCGGTGTCGGTGCTGACGACCACCGGTCCGGTCGGCGCGAACACCGCGGCGTCGTCGCCGGAGCCGATCACCACGTCGCCGGGACCCGTCTTCGCGGCCGCGGTGAACATCGCGATCAACGCGCGCTCGCCGACCTCGCCCACCGTCTTCACGGCTGCGATGCTACCGCCCCGACGCGACACGCCCGCACCTGCGATTTCCCGCAGACCCGGGTGATCGATAAGACTGGCAGCATGAGCGATGTGCCGGAAAAGCCTTCCGACGACGAGAAGGACGCGACGACCGCACCGGAGCCGTCCGCCGAGACGCCCGTGACGGACACCGCGGTGGCGGACCCCGAGGACACCCGGTGGAGCCCTGCGCTCATCGCCACGATGATCACCGTCCCGGTCCTGGTGATCGCGGGTTTCATCGCCTTCGCCGCGTTGAAGTACTCCGGCAGCGACACCCCGCAGACCCCGATCGACTCGTATGCGACCGGCGGTCCCGGCGCGGATCGGTGCGCTGAGTTCATCGCGAAGCTCCCCGCACAGCTGGGCGACTTCAACGACAAGACGATCGACGACACCACGGTCCGCTGGCGCAAGGAGGGATCGGATCCGCTGGTCCTCAAGTGCGGTGTGCAGCGCCCGGAGAAGCTGGAGCCGACCAGCGCCCTGCAGGTGATCAACCCGATCCAGTGGTTCCTGACCGACAGTCGGGACGACGCCGGTCAGGCGTATGTGAGCGTCGACCACCGGCCGTACATCGCAGTGTGGGTCCCCTTGCGGGCGGGCAACGCACCCATCACCGATCTGTCAGCGCTGATCGCCGACAACCTGACGGCCGCTCCCCTCGACTTCGGGGACTAGCGTCCTGCGCCGGATCTTCCGGCACCCGAAACGGAGTTGCCGCACCACTTGTCGACCAGCGGCACCACTTGTGTCTCCCGCACTCGGTCGCGACCTAGTGCGGGAGACAGAACTGGTGCGACGAGTCGCGAAGTGGTGCGGGAAGGCCGCCTCGTACGGCGAACTGCCGACGTCAGCCTCCTACCCACCGGGAATCAATCATCTCGGCAACACGGACTGAGCCGAGCTACGAGGCCGCGCCGCCGTACACCTCGGGCTTGGTGGTGCGGCCGAGGAGCGAGCTGACCATGTCCTGCACCGACATGCCCTCGTGGCAGACCTGGTTCACGGCTTCGGTGAGCGGCATCTCGACGCCGTTCTCCTTGGCGAGCGCGAGGATCGACGCGCACGACTTGACGCCCTCGGCCACCTGGCCGTTGGTCGCGGCCTGCGCTTCGGCCAGGGTCGCCCCCTCACCCAGGCGCGCGCCGAAGGTGCGGTTGCGCGAGAGCGGCGACGAGCAGGTGGCGACCAGGTCGCCGATGCCTGCGAGTCCAGCGAGGGTGGTGATGTCGGCGCCGAGCGAGGCGCCGAGGCGGATGGTCTCTGCCAGGCCGCGGGTGATGATGGTGGCGATGGTGTTCTCACCGAAGCCCATGCCCGACGCCATGCCGCAGGCGAGGGCGATGACGTTCTTGCCTGCGCCGCCGATCTCGCAGCCGACCACGTCGACGTTGGTGTACGGCCGGAAGTAGCCGGTGGCGAACGCGGCCTGGACGCGCTTGGCCTGGTCCTCGTCGACGCACGCGATGACGGTCGCGGCGGGCTGTCCCTGCGCGATCTCCTTGGCCAGGTTGGGGCCGGACAGGACTGCGATCTGGCGGGCCGGGAACTCGGTGATCTCAGCGATCACCTCGCTCATCCGCTTCCCCGAGCTGATCTCGACGCCCTTCGCCAGCGACAGCAGGATCGCGTCGGCGGGCAGGTGGTCGCGCCACTGCTCCAGGTTCCCGCGCAGCGACTGCGACGGCACCGCACACACCACGAGTTCGACGTCGGCCAGTGCCTCCTCGACGGACGCGACGCCGCGAATGCTCTCCGGCAGCGGATATCCGGCCAGGTAGTCGCGGTTCTCGTGGTGAGTGTTGATCTGGTCGACGAGCTCACTGCGGCGCGCCCAGATCTTCACGTCGTTGCCGGCGTCCGCCAACACCTTCGCCACGGCCGTGCCCCACGACCCCGCACCCATCACTACTGCTCGCAACTCGCACTCCTAGCCCGGTGGAAGAAACTGCGGTCCACCCTATCGCCACACCGATGCTGTTCGTCGCGATTGGGGCTCGACGTGACCACCGCCCCACCACCCGCGGTGGCCGGTGCTGCACGATGGTGTTCATGCCCGTCTCGTCCTCGGTCGCCGTCGTCCTCGCCGTGAAGCGACTCGACGCCGCCAAATCGCGGCTCGCGGCGGTCGTGCCCGACGATCGGCGGCGCGGCCTGGTGGCCGCGATGCTCGCCGACACGCTGGGCGCGGTCGAGGAGGCCGGCTTCGCTGCGGTGACGGTCGTGACCCCTGATCCGCGCGTCGCCGAGGTGGTCGCC is part of the Gordonia phthalatica genome and harbors:
- the thiL gene encoding thiamine-phosphate kinase; its protein translation is MKTVGEVGERALIAMFTAAAKTGPGDVVIGSGDDAAVFAPTGPVVVSTDTAVAGRHFRFDWSSPRQIGARAVVQSAADIAAMGGVPTGVVVSIGCPPTTPVDRVLEVNAGIVAQSHAYRARVLGGDLVSSAEVVLTVTSLGVLDGTDAVALSGARAGDVLAVSGPLGGPAGGLAALAAVEHGAQPDLLDAYPSLVEDYRLPQPDLAQGRVAALAGAHAMTDVSDGLVEELITLSAASQVRLDVDSARVPQARGLAGLGRALGVDPLRWALGGGEEHELLATFAPGSVPAGWTVIGRVSAGEAGAWIDDAPVGEIRGWQSFTDT
- a CDS encoding DUF3515 domain-containing protein, with translation MSDVPEKPSDDEKDATTAPEPSAETPVTDTAVADPEDTRWSPALIATMITVPVLVIAGFIAFAALKYSGSDTPQTPIDSYATGGPGADRCAEFIAKLPAQLGDFNDKTIDDTTVRWRKEGSDPLVLKCGVQRPEKLEPTSALQVINPIQWFLTDSRDDAGQAYVSVDHRPYIAVWVPLRAGNAPITDLSALIADNLTAAPLDFGD
- a CDS encoding NAD(P)H-dependent glycerol-3-phosphate dehydrogenase, with the translated sequence MRAVVMGAGSWGTAVAKVLADAGNDVKIWARRSELVDQINTHHENRDYLAGYPLPESIRGVASVEEALADVELVVCAVPSQSLRGNLEQWRDHLPADAILLSLAKGVEISSGKRMSEVIAEITEFPARQIAVLSGPNLAKEIAQGQPAATVIACVDEDQAKRVQAAFATGYFRPYTNVDVVGCEIGGAGKNVIALACGMASGMGFGENTIATIITRGLAETIRLGASLGADITTLAGLAGIGDLVATCSSPLSRNRTFGARLGEGATLAEAQAATNGQVAEGVKSCASILALAKENGVEMPLTEAVNQVCHEGMSVQDMVSSLLGRTTKPEVYGGAAS